In Nicotiana tabacum cultivar K326 chromosome 17, ASM71507v2, whole genome shotgun sequence, one DNA window encodes the following:
- the LOC107770087 gene encoding subtilisin-like protease SBT2.2, which translates to MGVHRMWGELKMEKDSSFKLLLVLFWGVFVGCGLCLENEDSDTAVYIVTLKQAPISHFYSELRVKGHHHHHHSKNQGSGNFSRLDKPSNISHKHGHHASSISRMHDSLLRKIFRGEKYLKLHSYHYLINGFAVLVTPQQAFKLASRREVSNVILDFSVRTATTHTPQFLGLPLGAWAQEGGFETAGEGIVIGLIDTGIDPTHPSFSDNTPERHYPVPEHFSGICEVTRDFPSGSCNRKLVGARHFAASAITRGIFNATQDYASPFDGDGHGTHTASIAAGNHGIPVVVAGHHFGYASGMAPRSHVAVYKALYKSFGGFAADVVAAIDQAAQDGVDIINLSITPNRRPPGVATFFNPIDMALLSAVKAGIFVVQAAGNTGPSPKSISSFSPWIFTVGASTHDRVYGNSIVLGNNITIRGVGLAPGTDSMYTLVMAIHALNDTAANDMYVGECQDASSFNQTLVQGNLLVCSYSVRFVLGLSTIKQALETAKNLSAAGVVFYLDPFVIGFQINPTPMRLPGIIIPSANDSEILLQYYNSSLDQDEVTKKIIRFGAVACISGGLNANFSLSAPKVMFYSARGPDPEDSFLDDADILKPNLVAPGNSIWAAWSSGGMESVEFEGEDFAMMSGTSMAAPHIAGLAALIKQKFPSLSPAAIGSALSTTASLYDNNGGPILAQRAYANPDSNQSPATPFDMGSGFVNATAALDPGLIFDTSYSDYMSFLCGINGSAPVVLNYTGESCGASTMNGTELNLPSITISKLNQSKTVQRTLINIAGNETYAVGWSAPYGVSINVTPARFFIASGQQQVLNFVFNATKNNTAPSYGRIGLFGNQGHVINIPLSVIVKISYNTTNS; encoded by the exons ATGGGAGTTCATAGGAtgtggggtgagctcaaaatggaaaaagattccagctttaagttgttgttggtgttattttgggggGTATTTGTGGGTTGTGGCTTGTGTCTGGAGAATGAAGATTCAGATACTGCTGTGTATATTGTAACTCTGAAACAAGCTCCTATTTCTCATTTCTATAGTGAGCTTAGAGTGAAGGGTCACCACCACCATCACCACTCCAAGAATCAAGGTTCAGGAAATTTTAGTAGACTGGATAAACCAAG CAATATTTCGCATAAACATGGCCACCATGCTTCCTCCATATCACGGATGCACGATTCTTTATTGAGGAAAATATTCAGAGGAGAAAAGTATCTGAAACTTCACAGTTACCACTACTTGATCAATGGATTTGCCGTGCTTGTTACTCCCCAGCAG GCTTTCAAGCTTGCAAGTAGGAGAGAAGTGTCAAATGTGATTTTGGATTTCTCGGTCAGAACAGCAACCACACATACACCACAGTTCCTGGGTCTTCCTCTAGGGGCATGGGCTCAAGAGGGTGGATTTGAAACTGCTGGGGAAGGCATTGTGATTGGTCTCATTGACACTGGAATTGATCCAACGCACCCCAGCTTCTCTGATAATACACCTGAGCGACATTATCCTGTTCCAGAGCATTTCTCTGGCATTTGTGAGGTCACTCGAGATTTCCCTTCTGGATCATGCAACAGGAAGCTTGTTGGCGCTCGCCATTTTGCAGCCTCTGCTATAACCAGGGGGATATTCAATGCAACTCAGGACTATGCTTCTCCTTTTGACGGTGATGGGCATGGGAC GCATACAGCTTCAATTGCAGCAGGTAACCATGGGATCCCTGTTGTTGTAGCTGGACATCACTTTGGATATGCTAGTGGAATGGCTCCTCGTTCACA TGTTGCAGTTTATAAGGCATTATACAAGAGCTTTGGTGGCTTTGCTGCAGATGTCGTTGCCGCCATAGACCAG GCAGCCCAGGATGGTGTGGACATAATCAATTTATCAATCACTCCAAACAGGCGTCCTCCTGGTGTCGCTACTTTCtttaatcctatagacatggccTTACTGTCAGCAGTTAAGGCCGGCATCTTTGTAGTACAAGCAGCAGGAAATACTGGACCTTCACCTAAAAGTATTTCTTCCTTCAGTCCATGGATCTTCACTGTTGGTGCTTCAACCCATGACAGGGTTTATGGTAACTCTATAGTGCTTGGAAACAACATTACAATACGTGGAGTTGGACTTGCAC CTGGAACAGATAGCATGTACACTCTAGTTATGGCAATTCATGCTTTGAATGACACAGCAGCTAATGATATGTATGTGGGTGAATGCCAAGATGCCAGTAGTTTCAATCAGACTCTTGTTCAAGGGAATCTTTTAGTTTGCAGCTACTCTGTCCGCTTTGTTCTTGGACTTTCCACCATCAAACAGGCCCTGGAAACTGCTAAGAACCTTAGTGCAGCTGGTGTTGTGTTCTACCTCGATCCTTTTGTCATCGGTTTCCAAATCAATCCGACTCCAATGAGATTGCCTGGTATCATAATTCCATCTGCAAATGATTCTGAG ATCTTACTTCAGTACTACAATTCTTCATTGGACCAAGATGAAGTTACTAAGAAAATTATAAGGTTTGGGGCAGTTGCATGCATTTCAGGGGGTCTTAATGCAAATTTCAGCTTGTCTGCTCCGAAGGTTATGTTTTATTCTGCTCGGGGACCAGATCCAGAAGATAGTTTTCTTGATGATGCAGACATACTTAAACCAAACCTAGTTGCTCCAGGAAATTCTATATGGGCAGCTTGGAGTTCCGGTGGCATGGAATCGGTTGAGTTTGAAG GTGAAGATTTTGCAATGATGTCTGGAACCAGCATGGCGGCCCCTCATATTGCTGGTCTGGCAGCACTCATTAAGCAGAAATTTCCTAGCCTTAGTCCTGCTGCTATTGGATCTGCACTTTCTACCACAGCTTCTCTTTATGATAATAATGGCGGTCCCATATTGGCCCAGCGCGCATATGCTAACCCAGATTCAAACCAGTCTCCTGCAACACCTTTTGACATGGGAAGTGGATTTGTGAATGCTACTGCTGCATTGGATCCAGGCCTTATTTTTGATACAA GCTATAGTGACTACATGTCATTCCTCTGTGGCATAAATGGATCGGCACCTGTGGTACTGAATTACACTGGTGAGAGCTGTGGAGCATCTACAATGAATGGAACTGAGCTGAACTTGCCTTCCATCACAATATCGAAACTGAATCAATCCAAAACAGTACAAAGAACATTGATAAATATTGCTGGCAATGAAACATATGCTGTTGGTTGGAGTGCACCTTATGGAGTTTCTATAAACGTCACGCCAGCACGCTTTTTTATAGCAAGTGGGCAGCAACAGGTCTTGAATTTTGTCTTTAATGCTACTAAGAACAACACTGCACCAAGCTATGGAAGAATTGGACTATTTGGAAACCAGGGTCATGTTATAAACATTCCTTTGTCAGTCATAGTAAAAATTTCATACAACACAACTAATAGCTGA